One genomic segment of Entelurus aequoreus isolate RoL-2023_Sb linkage group LG25, RoL_Eaeq_v1.1, whole genome shotgun sequence includes these proteins:
- the LOC133642289 gene encoding relaxin-3-like, which translates to MWKLVVFVVCLLAKEVEPMEDPAYGVKLCGREFIRAVIFTCGGSRWRRSLGTSAEDLLSSRQEEPSEELSHSSVMDSIRHRNRDLDFISRENHDRVFNRPTRSFITEEILEALRKADLKGRDVVVGLSNACCKWGCSKSEISSLC; encoded by the exons ATGTGGAAACTGGTCGTGTTTGTTGTGTGTCTGCTGGCGAAGGAAGTTGAGCCCATGGAGGACCCAGCGTACGGTGTCAAGCTCTGCGGTCGCGAGTTCATTCGGGCGGTCATTTTCACCTGCGGAGGCTCTCGGTGGAGACGGTCACTCGGGACTTCAG CGGAAGACCTTTTAAGCTCCCGTCAAGAGGAGCCCTCAGAGGAGTTGAGCCACAGTTCAGTGATGGACTCTATACGCCACAGAAACAGAGATCTGGATTTCATATCAAGGGAAAACCATGACAGAGTGTTTAACCGGCCGACGCGTTCTTTTATCACTGAAGAGATTCTAGAAGCACTGCGGAAGGCGGACCTCAAGGGCCGGGATGTGGTGGTGGGTCTCTCCAACGCCTGCTGCAAGTGGGGCTGCAGCAAGAGCGAGATCAGCTCCCTTTGCTGA